The stretch of DNA ATAAGGAGATAAGAATCCCGGCTACTACGGTCGTATAGATTCCATACTCTGGCTTCACCCCTGAAGCAATGGCAAATGCCATTCCGAGTGGAATAGCGATTACCCCAACAATCAATCCTGACAGGAGATCCTTTGGTACATTCCTCAAGGAATAATCATGGAATCTTTTATCAATAAACATATTAACCCTTCTCATCTAATAAAATTGTATATCTGATTATTTGAATATAGAATAATTCAACATTCTTATCAAGCATTTTCTATAAAAGTAATGGAAATTTTTTTCTTTGAATGTCTCTTGTTTACTAAATGTATTCGTGTTACAATAGCAAAGCGATGAGCTGAGTTGTGTAAGTCGAGAAACATTCCTTATGGAGCGCACTATGTGGAGTGTGGTTTTTCGCCTCAATACGCAAAAAGACGTCTGTTTCGGCAGACGTCTTTTTTATTTGTCCTTTAAAGTCCTCCCCCTAAAATTAGCACTTTTTTCCTAATTTTTTTATAATAAATATGGGCTTATATTTTTATGAAAATTGGAGGGATACCGGTGAATAACCATGAAATTGATTTTAAGATTTATGGAGATGATATGCAGTTTGTCGAGGTAGAGCTTGATCCTCAGGAAACAGTTGTTGCCGAAGCTGGAAGCTTTATGATGATGGAAGATGATATACATATGGAAACGATTTTTGGAGACGGATCCAGCAATAATGGTAGCGGTCTGATGGGTAAACTTTTCAGTGCAGGTAAGCGCGTCCTAACAGGAGAAAGCTTGTTCATGACCACCTTTACCAATACCGGCATGGGCAAGAAGCGTGTATCGTTTGCTTCCCCTTACCCAGGAAAAATCATTCCTATGGATTTAAGTCAGTTTGGCGGGAAAATCATCTGTCAAAAGGATGCCTTCTTAGCTGCTGCAAAAGGTGTTCAAGTTGGTATCGAATTCCAACGTAAATTGGGTGTCGGCTTTTTTGGCGGCGAAGGCTTTATTATGCAAAAACTCGAAGGCGACGGCATGGCATTTGTTCACGCGGGTGGAACAATTATTAAAAAGGACCTAATTCCAGGCCAATCATTAAGAGTAGATACAGGCTGTTTAGTGGCTTTAACGAGCGATGTTAATTACGAAATTGAATTTGTAAAAGGTGTGAAAACGGCCCTGTTCGGCGGTGAAGGCTTATTCTTCGCCACATTACGCGGTCCTGGATCTGTTTGGATCCAATCGCTACCATTTAGCAGGCTAGCAAGCCGCGTATTTGCCGCAGCTCCTTCTCGCGGTGGTTCGAAGGATGAAGGTAGTATCGCAAGAGGAATTTTTGATATGTTTAATGGTGACTAATATATATTCCAGATGACTCCCATATATAAAGCAAAAAACCAGGCCGAGGCCCGGTTTTTTGCTTTATATTATCATTTCCTCAGTTCTCTATTCCAAATCTAATTTTTTCAGTTTACTAAAAGCTTGCTCTCTTTTTAAATTATAGGATTGCCACGGTAGGTTAGTGGTGAGTGCTTCCCTCTTTCTATCCAGCAAGATGTTTCGTAAGCCAGGTATATCAGGATTTTCCTCATAAAGGGTGATTAATCCTGCCACCCCCGTGTATGATAACTGATTGAGATAATTAATATCAATTTTTCCACTTGTTTCAAAGCGGTTCATGTTTTCTTTTATTACGATTTTATCTAGGTCAATTACCGCTATTACTGTGTAATAAATCATGGATGAAATAAAATAAAAGTGAAATAATGAAAGTTTTTCCACCCATATTTTCACCAAGGAATAGGCAAAAATAATGACCAGAAAAATCATAAACGAATGGACAAGCACTCTGGTAAAAGTAAAGCCATACGCTTCCTCATACATGCCTAACCGTAGAAATGCTGAACTTAGCATCACTGAGCTTGAAAGAACAAGGATGGTAAGCAATACTTGCGTAAATCGCTTAATAAAAGAATTCGTCCGCTGAACAAACGTGATGACAATAATAGTAATTGATAAATTGATTAATGTGACAAATAAAAGTTCAAAAAAGCCTTTTCTTGCATACTCCGCGTAAGTGTAGTTCTCTTGTAGAGTGCCACTGAAGAAGTATTTAAACTGAACCAGCGTAAATAAAATATAAACAATATTTATGAGGACAAGTACTGTAATTGAAATAATTCCGTCCATTTGAAACTTCACCGTATTGTCTTGTTGTTTAAGCACCCTTATCTGCTTGATTAGCAGCACTTGCATAAAGCCAAAGAAACCAAATGTGTAGATAAGGATGACGATTAAACGAAACACCCCTTCTGCGTCAAACACATTGAACCAATCCGGAATCCCACCAATGATTCGTTCAAACTGCGTATCAGCAGACATGAGTAATCTTAATACAACCATTAAGACAGGTATTGAGATGACAACCCCGATTAATATTTTTTTCCATACTAACCACTTGTCGCCACCCACACCATGTTTTAGTCCTTCTCCTAAAACTGAACTGAATTTTAAGTTATATTTAACCATATCAAGGAGCCTTGAAAATATTAGAGTGATAAATGCAGGCTGGTTCCATTTGAAATTTTTAGGGCTTGATATTAATACTAAATGAGAAATAACCAATCCTGGTATAACAACGATATTCAACGTCTTGAAAAGCTGGTTATCATTGAGTAAATAACTGGCTGATAGAAGCCAAATACAACAAACAATCAAGTATCCTAATCGCTGATGTGAAAAAGGAAAGCTGCGATATTTCCAAAAGAAGACGAAGTAGAAAGACATAATGAATACAATATAGGAGATACCTATTTCACCACGGAAAAAAGCTTCTTCGGCTACGATCCCGAGCAATAAACATAACAATAAAAACAACCAATCTGTTTTTCCAATCTTGATTTCCATATAGCATCCCTCTTTTTATATAGATTTTCTATATATATAGTTTTACTAGGTATATAAGCAAAAAAAACTGCTCATATCGAAGCTTTTCTCCCCCACCGATATCCTAACCAGCTAATCGGGTAAAGAACAATCGTAAAAATGATACAAGCAATAATAAATGTTTTTGTTAATAAAGGGGCGAACCAGGCATGTGGAATAATGTGAAAAACAGTTAAAATCATCAACACTAAATTAGGAATGAGTGATAATAAGAACGTTTTTCTCAGAAGCGTTCGACCTCTTTGACCAAAACCCTTCCCGATTTCATATCCGAGTAAAGCCCAAAAGAACATGTACAGGAAGGCAATAATGATAGGAATAGAGGTTAAATGATCCCAAATTTTCGTTAACCATTCCCATTCGAAAAGATTGTGAGCTAACGTTAATACGCTGCCTCCCCCAAAAAAGAGGATATTAAGTAGAATAAACAGCCATTTCATATTACTTGGAGTAACGGATAGTTCATCCTTCCATAATTCAGCTATTTCCTCAGGACTTCCTAGCCTAGTTACAATATGATTTGTTAGCTCTTCTTCATTCATATGGGATGATTCAAGGAGAATTTCATCAATATGTGTCTCATATTCCAATAGAATACTTTTCTTATCTGTATGGTTTCCTAATCCGTCAGCAAGTTCTGAAAGAAACCTATTCTTCGGCCGTTCCATGCTTTGATCTCCCTATTACCTTGTTCATAACTTGAACAAAATCCTGCCATTCACGGGTTTTTTCGCCTAATAATTCTTTTCCTGCTTTAGTAATACGATAGTACTTCCGTGCAGGACCCTTTTCCTGCTCAACCCAATAACATTCAATGTACTCTTGCTTCTCAAGCTTATGAAGTGCTGGATACAAGGTACCTTCCTTTACACTCAGGCCATTATCACTACGCTGTTCAAGCTCTTTTACTAATTCATAGCCGTACATATCACGTTCGTTTAATAATTGAAGCAAGATAAGCGATGTGCTTCCTTTTACCAATTCACGGTTAAACATTTTTTCACCTACCTAGTTTTGTTAGGTACATAGAAATTCTACAACGTCATTAACATTTTGTAAAGTATGGAATGAAAAATAGTGACGAATTCTTCATCGTCACTATTTCTGTTTATTTCAGCTTTGGGTTATTTTTTTGTCTCTCAATGAATTGATCCCGCTCTCCACCATCGGATAATTCCTCAGAAAATTCATGCTCAGTATCTTGACCCAATAATTCCCAAGGCTTAATTGTTTTTGGTGGCAGATTATTATTGGGTGCCGCTTGCTCATTCCATTTTCCCATTACATATCACCTCAACCAATAGTATCTGATGTTTAACAATCATTATCCAAAATAAAAACGCTTGGATGATTCCAAACGTTTCTACTTAGTTTTAGATAACCATTTTTTTATTATCTTGAAGCTGTAATTCTTGCTCTCTTACAACATCCTGCTCGCGGTTCTTTTTAATTTTTAAGTGATAGATTAAATAACATGCTGCTACAAATGGAACTCCTAAATAAAGGGCCAGCCTTTGTTCTGAGTCAAACGCTAAACTACCTAATACAATACAATTTAGGGTTAATGCAATAATCGGCAGTAAAGGGTAAAGTGGTGTTCTAAATTTGAGATCCTCCACTTTTCCGCCTTCACGGATAAATTTTCTTCGGAAGGCAATCTGGGAAGCCGTAATAGAGATCCATCCAACCTGGGCACCTAAGCCTGCAACCGAAAGCAGCCAAACAAAGACTGTTTCTTCCGCAAA from Bacillus sp. SLBN-46 encodes:
- a CDS encoding HAAS signaling domain-containing protein; the encoded protein is MERPKNRFLSELADGLGNHTDKKSILLEYETHIDEILLESSHMNEEELTNHIVTRLGSPEEIAELWKDELSVTPSNMKWLFILLNILFFGGGSVLTLAHNLFEWEWLTKIWDHLTSIPIIIAFLYMFFWALLGYEIGKGFGQRGRTLLRKTFLLSLIPNLVLMILTVFHIIPHAWFAPLLTKTFIIACIIFTIVLYPISWLGYRWGRKASI
- a CDS encoding PadR family transcriptional regulator, whose product is MFNRELVKGSTSLILLQLLNERDMYGYELVKELEQRSDNGLSVKEGTLYPALHKLEKQEYIECYWVEQEKGPARKYYRITKAGKELLGEKTREWQDFVQVMNKVIGRSKHGTAEE
- a CDS encoding TIGR00266 family protein, whose translation is MNNHEIDFKIYGDDMQFVEVELDPQETVVAEAGSFMMMEDDIHMETIFGDGSSNNGSGLMGKLFSAGKRVLTGESLFMTTFTNTGMGKKRVSFASPYPGKIIPMDLSQFGGKIICQKDAFLAAAKGVQVGIEFQRKLGVGFFGGEGFIMQKLEGDGMAFVHAGGTIIKKDLIPGQSLRVDTGCLVALTSDVNYEIEFVKGVKTALFGGEGLFFATLRGPGSVWIQSLPFSRLASRVFAAAPSRGGSKDEGSIARGIFDMFNGD
- a CDS encoding DUF4173 domain-containing protein; this encodes MEIKIGKTDWLFLLLCLLLGIVAEEAFFRGEIGISYIVFIMSFYFVFFWKYRSFPFSHQRLGYLIVCCIWLLSASYLLNDNQLFKTLNIVVIPGLVISHLVLISSPKNFKWNQPAFITLIFSRLLDMVKYNLKFSSVLGEGLKHGVGGDKWLVWKKILIGVVISIPVLMVVLRLLMSADTQFERIIGGIPDWFNVFDAEGVFRLIVILIYTFGFFGFMQVLLIKQIRVLKQQDNTVKFQMDGIISITVLVLINIVYILFTLVQFKYFFSGTLQENYTYAEYARKGFFELLFVTLINLSITIIVITFVQRTNSFIKRFTQVLLTILVLSSSVMLSSAFLRLGMYEEAYGFTFTRVLVHSFMIFLVIIFAYSLVKIWVEKLSLFHFYFISSMIYYTVIAVIDLDKIVIKENMNRFETSGKIDINYLNQLSYTGVAGLITLYEENPDIPGLRNILLDRKREALTTNLPWQSYNLKREQAFSKLKKLDLE